A genomic window from Solanum dulcamara chromosome 11, daSolDulc1.2, whole genome shotgun sequence includes:
- the LOC129872015 gene encoding uncharacterized protein LOC129872015, with protein sequence MAWRIMSDNWYSVIVNGSRHGFFHSTRGLKQGDPFSPALFIFGAEGLYRLMNKLHQKQTLQLNMETLGAYDKVSGQLINKHKSHFMVPSNAFHYIVKRIKSITGFNQKNSPITYLGCPIYIGRQRVIYYSELIAKVVNKITAWHAKILSYGGRAILVKHVLQAMSIHLLSASTPPSTTIKQI encoded by the exons ATGGCTTGGAGAATTATGTCAGAtaattggtactcagtcataGTGAATGGCTCaaggcatggtttcttccattCTACTAGGGGTCTTAAACAGGGTGACCCATTTTCCCCTGCCTTATTCATCTTTGGTGCTGAAGGGCTCTATAGACTCATGAATAAGCTTCATCA AAAACAGACCCTGCAGCTCAACATGGAGACTTTAGGTGCTTATGATAAGGTCTCTGGACAATTGATCAACAAGCATAAAAGCCATTTCATGGTCCCTTCCAATGCCTTCCATTATATTGTAAAGAGGATCAAGAGTATTACTGGTTTCAACCAAAAAAATAGCCCCATAACTTACCTGGGATGTCCTATCTATATTGGTAGGCAAAGGGTTATCTACTACTCAGAGCTTATTGCAAAGGTTGTTAACAAGATCACTGCATGGCATGCAAAGATTTTGAGCTATGGAGGAAGAGCTATACTTGTCAAGCATGTCTTACAAGCCATGTCAATACACCTTCTTTCAGCTAGTACCCCTCCCTCTACAACCATCAAACAAATTTAG